From a single Bdellovibrionales bacterium CG10_big_fil_rev_8_21_14_0_10_45_34 genomic region:
- a CDS encoding phosphoribosylaminoimidazolesuccinocarboxamide synthase produces MSGKLIYEGKAKQVIRGASEAEVIQVFKDSLTAFNGKKYAEVNGKGAINCEISSLLFQYLTDKGVKNHFVKFEAPNRMTIKKLKMIPLEVVIRNTVAGSLSKRFDLLKGGRLENPLFEMYYKADRLGDPFVSTEQAICFGWSNAEEIKRLTNVSFKINEILQKLFLAAGIDLVDFKLEFGKQGSDIYLGDEISPDTCRLWDISTKQVLDKDVFREDLGDVLVAYSEVLKRLKKVLTSA; encoded by the coding sequence GTGAGCGGCAAACTAATATACGAAGGCAAAGCCAAACAAGTGATTAGGGGCGCCAGCGAAGCTGAAGTTATTCAAGTCTTTAAGGATTCATTGACTGCTTTCAACGGTAAGAAGTATGCCGAAGTAAACGGCAAGGGGGCCATTAACTGTGAGATATCGTCGCTTCTATTTCAGTATTTAACTGACAAGGGAGTAAAAAATCACTTCGTGAAGTTTGAAGCGCCTAATCGCATGACCATTAAAAAACTGAAAATGATTCCGCTCGAAGTTGTGATCAGAAACACGGTTGCAGGATCGCTCAGCAAAAGGTTTGATCTTTTAAAAGGCGGCCGGCTAGAAAACCCTTTGTTTGAAATGTATTACAAGGCGGATCGATTGGGTGATCCCTTCGTCAGTACGGAGCAAGCAATATGCTTTGGCTGGTCAAATGCGGAAGAGATAAAAAGACTCACCAACGTGAGTTTCAAAATAAACGAAATTCTTCAGAAGCTTTTCTTGGCTGCAGGTATTGACCTTGTGGATTTCAAACTGGAGTTTGGGAAGCAGGGTTCAGATATTTATTTGGGAGATGAGATTAGCCCAGATACCTGTCGCCTGTGGGATATTTCAACGAAGCAAGTGCTTGATAAAGACGTCTTTCGAGAAGATTTGGGCGACGTTTTGGTGGCTTACTCCGAAGTGTTAAAACGACTTAAAAAAGTGCTGACGTCTGCGTGA
- a CDS encoding phosphoribosylformylglycinamidine synthase subunit PurQ, producing MTVAVVQFPGTNCDRDVFQAIEMAGGRPVFWWHKDKPAAEKVSAIVIPGGFSYGDYLRCGALAAKSPVMSEVLDRQKKGVPVLGICNGFQILCEAGLLPGVLLKNRHRRFVDGWTSLKRVASDSVWTKTVPETLSLPVAHGEGCFYVDDETSKKLFEQGQVAFTYQSDVNGSVASIAGILSIDKKTLGLMPHPERAVTSWMGSETGKHFFEWLS from the coding sequence ATGACAGTTGCCGTGGTTCAGTTTCCAGGTACAAACTGCGATAGAGATGTGTTTCAAGCCATTGAAATGGCGGGTGGACGCCCAGTGTTTTGGTGGCATAAAGACAAGCCCGCAGCCGAAAAAGTGAGCGCGATAGTGATACCTGGTGGTTTTTCTTACGGAGATTATCTCAGATGTGGCGCCCTTGCGGCGAAGTCGCCAGTTATGTCTGAAGTTCTAGATCGACAAAAGAAAGGCGTGCCTGTTTTGGGCATTTGTAATGGCTTTCAGATACTCTGCGAAGCAGGTCTGCTTCCTGGTGTGCTTCTTAAAAACCGGCATCGTCGATTTGTAGATGGTTGGACTTCTTTAAAGCGGGTTGCTTCCGACTCTGTCTGGACAAAAACAGTGCCTGAAACACTTTCGCTTCCGGTGGCTCACGGAGAAGGTTGTTTTTACGTTGATGATGAAACGTCAAAAAAACTTTTCGAACAAGGCCAGGTCGCATTTACTTACCAGAGTGATGTTAACGGATCCGTGGCATCAATAGCGGGAATCCTATCTATTGACAAAAAAACCCTGGGCTTGATGCCGCACCCGGAGCGTGCTGTGACAAGCTGGATGGGTTCAGAAACTGGTAAGCATTTTTTTGAATGGTTGTCCTAA
- a CDS encoding 30S ribosomal protein S14: MAKLSKVVHTKRREDYVNRYRARRLELRDMTKDMKLSEDDRQEARRKLNNLPRLSIETRLKQRCLISGRPRGYLRKFQMSRIAFRELALDAKLPGVTKASW, from the coding sequence ATGGCTAAGCTATCAAAAGTTGTTCATACGAAAAGGCGTGAAGACTATGTCAATCGCTATCGCGCTCGCCGATTGGAATTGAGAGATATGACAAAAGACATGAAGCTTTCTGAAGACGACAGACAAGAGGCTCGTCGAAAGCTCAACAATCTTCCCCGCTTATCTATAGAAACTCGTCTCAAACAACGATGCCTCATCAGCGGGCGACCTCGTGGTTATCTTCGAAAATTCCAAATGTCTCGTATCGCCTTTAGAGAGCTTGCTTTGGATGCTAAACTTCCGGGCGTGACTAAGGCCAGCTGGTAG
- the purS gene encoding phosphoribosylformylglycinamidine synthase, purS protein has translation MKLYAKVMPRKEVLDTQGRAVENVLKLSGFELKSCRVGKLIEVDLSETNREAAEEKLRKMSEYVLFNPLIETLEIESLP, from the coding sequence ATGAAACTATACGCAAAGGTGATGCCGCGAAAAGAAGTGTTAGACACTCAAGGACGCGCCGTTGAGAACGTTCTTAAGCTTTCGGGTTTTGAGCTTAAGTCCTGCCGAGTCGGGAAACTCATAGAGGTGGATTTATCAGAAACAAATCGCGAAGCGGCGGAAGAGAAGTTACGAAAAATGAGCGAGTACGTTCTTTTCAATCCGCTCATAGAAACTTTAGAAATTGAAAGTTTACCATGA
- a CDS encoding D-alanyl-D-alanine carboxypeptidase: MTGFDSLTKKLDQEIRGVTPGLKVQAFSKGAKVYEAEVGETYRYYDWASLTKVVFSVSALMKAFESRMFDPFEKVNTYVSDFPFETVCANHLLTHSAGFQWWQAFYEHIDLSLPPSERFKQVLEMIYQEPEPTPNEKSVYSDLDFLVLGRLLESIYQTSLIDIWQRLNSELELESVHFNLNNVPSFDPKLYAPTESCAWRGRVLQGEVHDENTWALGGVSAHAGLFGTIDDLAKWGLLIRSAYFNDSASGFEHETVALFTRRSISVDKGDWALGFMMPTPGKASCGDRFSAESFGHTGFTGTSIWLDPKKDLLICILSNRVFPTRDNKKFVELRPRIHNWISDTIESS; the protein is encoded by the coding sequence GTGACCGGATTTGATTCGCTCACAAAAAAACTCGATCAAGAAATTCGAGGGGTCACCCCTGGATTAAAAGTGCAAGCCTTTAGTAAAGGAGCAAAGGTCTATGAGGCCGAAGTGGGTGAGACGTACCGCTATTACGACTGGGCGTCTTTAACGAAGGTTGTGTTTTCTGTTTCTGCACTTATGAAAGCCTTCGAATCGAGGATGTTTGACCCTTTTGAAAAAGTAAACACCTACGTAAGTGACTTTCCGTTCGAGACGGTTTGCGCAAATCACCTTCTCACACACTCGGCTGGCTTTCAGTGGTGGCAAGCATTTTATGAGCATATTGATCTGAGCCTACCGCCAAGCGAACGTTTCAAGCAGGTATTGGAGATGATTTATCAGGAGCCTGAACCCACGCCCAATGAAAAAAGCGTTTACTCAGACTTGGATTTTCTCGTTTTAGGTAGATTGCTCGAATCCATTTATCAGACGAGTTTGATAGATATCTGGCAAAGGTTGAATTCTGAACTCGAGCTAGAGAGTGTTCACTTTAATCTGAATAATGTGCCGAGCTTTGATCCGAAACTTTATGCTCCTACAGAGAGCTGCGCCTGGCGAGGCAGAGTTTTACAGGGCGAAGTCCACGATGAAAACACTTGGGCTCTGGGTGGTGTGTCCGCGCACGCCGGACTCTTTGGTACGATTGACGATCTTGCCAAATGGGGTCTACTCATTCGAAGTGCTTATTTTAATGACAGTGCAAGTGGCTTTGAACACGAAACGGTGGCTTTGTTCACTCGTCGGAGTATTTCTGTTGATAAAGGAGACTGGGCCCTTGGGTTTATGATGCCTACACCAGGTAAAGCGTCTTGCGGGGATCGGTTTTCTGCGGAGTCTTTTGGGCACACGGGCTTTACGGGTACATCGATCTGGTTGGATCCCAAAAAAGATTTGTTGATATGTATATTAAGCAATCGGGTTTTCCCAACAAGAGATAATAAAAAGTTTGTTGAGTTGCGACCTCGCATTCATAATTGGATAAGCGACACGATTGAGTCGAGCTGA
- a CDS encoding phosphoribosylformylglycinamidine synthase subunit PurL: MIDLNLEEQLKKFRLSKSEYELITDLLGRGPDGLEWAVFSALWSEHCSYKSSKIHLKKLYNKSRHVLQSMGENAGVVDLGEGEKVAFKMESHNHPSFIEPFQGAATGVGGILRDIFTMGARPVALANYLAFGDPSSAFMKRLLDGVVGGISGYGNCVGVPMLTGQTLFDTGYDENILVNALAVGLFCADDPIMSARGAKPGCVIVYLGARTGRDGIHGASMASESFEGSSQKKLPTIQIGDPFFEKLLIEATLEMIREGIVVSMQDMGAAGLTSSTFEMASSSGFGFEMDLGLVPLRDSSMTPEEILLSESQERMLLVCEPENTLRIQEIAKKWDLEASEIGKVVTGTKLLLKWHGEAVLEIDPHIVVERAPMYERPFVSEIPKILAKKFEWNAAEIEQVSPSVRAARESDKSWIYRQYDQRVGGSTEQDCSSTVGVLKLPSKRSLAVSLGGRPNWVLAHAFTGGMDAVLEPTLKMSLQGFEVVGLTDCLNFGNPERETVMTQFVHSLDGMNEVCRSLDIPIISGNVSFYNETKLKSIPPTPATGLVGVRRIVDASNIPSDRFVHPQKEAWLLTLPFRELFGQEVFDLGMSLSQLGEAINLLRDMSLGGEFETARVVGSSGLETTLESMIGSEVGFEWTSETELTRKYVAYQIVFTFKGEADIFSKAIKPFGVQIDKIGRTTRGIYKVRGQYLNCRQVLEVRSRKFPLFSEEYDLGAAVFGGSEKAIGNQNV, from the coding sequence GTGATTGATTTGAATCTAGAAGAACAGCTAAAAAAATTTCGACTCTCTAAGAGCGAGTACGAACTTATAACCGATTTACTTGGTAGAGGACCTGATGGGCTTGAATGGGCTGTTTTTTCGGCTCTTTGGAGCGAGCACTGCAGTTACAAGAGTTCAAAGATTCACTTGAAAAAGCTTTATAACAAAAGTCGACATGTTCTTCAGTCGATGGGAGAGAATGCCGGAGTTGTCGATTTGGGTGAGGGCGAGAAAGTGGCTTTTAAAATGGAGAGCCACAATCATCCCAGTTTTATCGAGCCTTTTCAAGGCGCGGCAACTGGAGTGGGCGGAATTTTGCGTGACATTTTTACTATGGGCGCACGTCCTGTCGCTCTCGCAAATTACCTCGCCTTCGGAGATCCTAGTTCGGCATTTATGAAGCGACTTCTAGATGGTGTAGTTGGCGGAATATCTGGATACGGTAACTGCGTAGGTGTTCCGATGCTGACTGGACAAACTTTGTTCGATACTGGATATGATGAGAACATATTAGTGAATGCACTGGCAGTCGGCCTTTTTTGTGCGGACGATCCTATTATGTCAGCGCGGGGAGCGAAACCAGGTTGTGTTATTGTCTATCTCGGGGCCCGTACCGGTAGAGACGGCATTCACGGCGCAAGCATGGCGAGTGAATCTTTCGAAGGTTCGAGTCAAAAGAAGCTTCCGACAATTCAGATCGGCGATCCTTTTTTTGAGAAACTTTTAATTGAGGCCACCCTTGAGATGATTCGCGAGGGGATAGTTGTCTCGATGCAAGATATGGGAGCTGCAGGATTGACAAGCTCTACTTTTGAGATGGCTTCGTCTTCTGGTTTTGGTTTTGAAATGGATCTTGGGCTTGTGCCTTTAAGAGATTCTTCTATGACTCCCGAGGAAATTTTGTTGTCAGAAAGTCAAGAGCGGATGCTTTTAGTGTGTGAGCCCGAGAATACGCTGCGTATTCAAGAGATCGCAAAAAAGTGGGATTTGGAAGCGTCTGAAATTGGGAAAGTTGTGACCGGAACAAAGCTACTTCTTAAGTGGCATGGTGAAGCAGTATTGGAGATTGATCCGCATATCGTTGTCGAAAGGGCCCCGATGTACGAGAGGCCTTTTGTCTCTGAGATTCCAAAAATTTTGGCGAAGAAGTTTGAATGGAATGCCGCAGAGATTGAACAGGTGAGCCCGAGCGTTCGGGCAGCTAGAGAGTCTGACAAGTCATGGATTTATAGGCAGTATGATCAAAGAGTCGGAGGTAGCACAGAACAAGATTGCAGTTCTACCGTTGGAGTCTTGAAGCTTCCCTCAAAGCGTTCGCTTGCTGTGAGCTTAGGAGGTCGACCAAACTGGGTGTTAGCTCATGCTTTCACAGGAGGTATGGACGCAGTTCTTGAGCCGACGCTCAAAATGTCTTTACAAGGTTTTGAAGTAGTGGGGCTCACGGATTGCTTGAATTTTGGCAACCCCGAAAGAGAAACCGTTATGACCCAGTTTGTTCACTCTCTAGATGGGATGAATGAGGTATGTCGGTCATTAGATATTCCAATCATTAGCGGTAACGTCAGTTTTTACAACGAAACGAAGTTGAAGAGCATTCCGCCGACTCCGGCAACAGGACTAGTTGGGGTTCGGCGAATTGTAGATGCCTCTAATATACCTAGCGATAGGTTTGTTCATCCGCAAAAAGAAGCTTGGCTTCTGACTCTTCCTTTTAGAGAGCTTTTTGGGCAAGAGGTTTTTGATCTTGGTATGTCACTTTCTCAGCTTGGTGAAGCAATTAATTTGTTAAGAGATATGTCTCTTGGTGGAGAGTTTGAAACGGCTAGGGTAGTAGGGTCTAGCGGTTTAGAAACAACACTTGAATCAATGATAGGCTCAGAAGTCGGGTTCGAATGGACATCGGAAACTGAGCTGACTCGAAAGTATGTAGCCTATCAGATAGTTTTCACTTTTAAGGGTGAGGCAGACATCTTTTCGAAAGCTATAAAGCCATTTGGCGTTCAAATAGATAAAATTGGGCGCACGACTCGCGGTATTTACAAAGTGAGAGGGCAATATCTCAACTGTAGGCAGGTGCTAGAAGTACGGAGTCGAAAGTTTCCGCTATTTAGCGAAGAATACGATCTTGGGGCAGCCGTTTTTGGAGGCAGCGAAAAGGCGATTGGTAATCAAAATGTTTGA
- a CDS encoding amidophosphoribosyltransferase, with amino-acid sequence MFELDKLKEECGVFGVWGPKDSSRLGYLGLYALQHRGQEAAGMVSLDKPGGKLKLRKGLGLVADVFTEKKLDELGGMAVIGHVRYSTTGDANLSNAQPLMARIPTGDMSLCHNGNLTNAKSLRSELLKSGAIFQGTSDTEVFLHLMARSAKPDLKSALITALKQVQGAFSLLIVGSDGIIAVRDPLGFRPLWCGSIKADGKTHYVFASETCAFDLIEAKIEFEVEPGELVEISESGIKRERWSESSGSKQCVFELIYFSRPDSRVFGQSVYEARKRMGAMLAKEAPVEADVVVPVPDSGVAAAIGYSIESGLQFEMGIIRNHYVGRTFIQPYQTLRSFGVRVKLNPQESVLKGKRVILLDDSIVRGTTSQKVVQLVKSAGAKEVHLRISSPPTTGPCYYGVDTPSRQELIASKKSSDEIAKYIGADSLAYLSIEGMLSAVGGSKQTYCAACFDGDYPTPIEG; translated from the coding sequence ATGTTTGAGCTTGATAAGTTAAAAGAAGAATGTGGAGTGTTTGGGGTTTGGGGACCAAAGGACTCTTCACGGCTGGGATATCTCGGACTCTATGCTCTTCAACATCGAGGGCAAGAGGCGGCAGGAATGGTTTCGTTAGATAAGCCAGGAGGCAAGTTAAAGCTGCGAAAAGGCCTGGGCCTTGTCGCCGACGTGTTTACAGAAAAAAAACTCGATGAGCTTGGCGGTATGGCGGTCATCGGGCATGTCAGGTACTCGACAACCGGAGATGCTAACTTGTCGAATGCACAACCGTTGATGGCTCGAATACCCACTGGCGATATGTCTCTTTGCCACAACGGAAATTTAACCAACGCAAAGTCTTTGAGATCAGAATTGCTCAAATCGGGAGCCATTTTTCAAGGCACCTCTGACACAGAAGTTTTCTTACACTTGATGGCACGAAGTGCGAAGCCAGACCTAAAAAGCGCTCTTATAACAGCGCTTAAACAGGTACAGGGTGCATTCAGTCTGCTCATTGTGGGTAGCGACGGAATCATTGCTGTCAGAGACCCTTTGGGATTTCGGCCCTTATGGTGTGGATCCATCAAAGCCGATGGAAAGACTCATTATGTTTTTGCGAGTGAGACTTGTGCATTTGATTTAATCGAAGCAAAAATTGAGTTTGAAGTTGAACCAGGGGAGCTCGTTGAGATTTCAGAAAGTGGAATTAAGCGGGAGCGGTGGAGTGAGAGCTCTGGTTCGAAGCAATGCGTTTTCGAGTTGATTTATTTTTCGCGGCCAGATAGCCGTGTGTTTGGCCAAAGTGTTTATGAAGCTCGAAAGAGAATGGGTGCCATGCTGGCTAAAGAGGCGCCGGTAGAAGCAGATGTCGTTGTGCCGGTTCCAGATAGTGGGGTCGCAGCTGCGATTGGTTACTCGATAGAGAGCGGTCTGCAGTTTGAAATGGGAATTATTCGAAACCATTACGTTGGACGAACCTTTATTCAGCCATATCAGACACTTAGAAGTTTTGGTGTACGTGTTAAATTAAATCCTCAAGAGTCAGTGCTCAAAGGAAAGAGGGTTATCTTGCTCGATGATTCCATCGTGCGGGGTACGACTTCGCAGAAAGTTGTTCAGCTAGTTAAAAGTGCGGGAGCAAAAGAAGTGCATTTAAGAATTTCGTCGCCGCCAACAACTGGACCTTGCTATTACGGAGTTGATACACCTTCCAGACAAGAACTGATAGCATCGAAAAAAAGCTCTGACGAAATTGCAAAGTACATTGGAGCCGACAGCCTAGCTTATCTCTCTATTGAAGGGATGCTATCTGCGGTGGGCGGAAGCAAACAAACCTATTGTGCAGCTTGTTTCGACGGAGATTACCCAACTCCCATTGAAGGGTAA
- a CDS encoding phosphoribosylformylglycinamidine cyclo-ligase — protein MDYKSAGVDIGKADQLVEWISARLKNHPIHKKGTLSGVGGFAAFSELPFSDYKKPILVTCTDGVGTKVKLANHFENFSGIGQDLVAMCANDMAVSGARPCLFLDYFATSSLSLQTAQEILESIFVACENIDTAVVGGETAELPGLYQPGDFDLAGFLVGLIEKERLSLRESVKAGDLLIGVASSGFHSNGYSLLRKIFEKDLAKYEADLMEPTRLYVSLLLDLYDQELIKSASHITGGGILNVPRAFKDGLAARINGWPLTKIYSECQKRASIDNNKMLRTWNCGVGIVLVVAQEVRVAVEEKIARLGWASYLIGEVIEASAQTEDRLDMSGFSWLKEEQR, from the coding sequence ATGGATTACAAAAGTGCAGGGGTTGACATTGGTAAGGCAGACCAGCTGGTCGAGTGGATATCTGCTCGACTCAAAAACCATCCCATTCATAAAAAGGGCACTCTCTCAGGCGTGGGCGGCTTTGCCGCATTTTCGGAGCTACCGTTTTCTGATTACAAAAAGCCCATTCTAGTCACTTGCACCGACGGAGTGGGTACAAAGGTAAAATTGGCCAACCATTTCGAGAATTTTTCGGGCATTGGGCAAGATCTTGTTGCTATGTGTGCGAATGATATGGCCGTCTCAGGCGCTCGGCCTTGTTTGTTTTTAGACTACTTTGCCACCTCCTCCTTGAGTCTACAAACGGCTCAAGAAATTTTAGAGAGTATTTTTGTCGCCTGCGAAAATATCGATACTGCAGTGGTCGGCGGTGAGACGGCGGAACTTCCTGGGCTCTATCAGCCGGGCGACTTTGATTTAGCAGGTTTCTTAGTGGGTCTCATCGAAAAAGAAAGATTAAGTTTACGGGAGTCCGTCAAGGCCGGCGATTTGCTGATTGGCGTCGCCAGTAGTGGTTTTCATAGCAATGGGTACTCTTTACTGCGAAAAATTTTTGAGAAAGATTTGGCTAAATATGAGGCCGATCTTATGGAGCCAACTCGTCTCTACGTTAGCCTTTTATTAGATCTTTACGATCAGGAACTTATTAAGTCTGCCAGTCACATTACCGGAGGAGGCATACTCAATGTACCCCGAGCGTTCAAGGACGGACTTGCCGCAAGAATAAATGGTTGGCCTCTGACAAAAATCTATAGCGAGTGTCAAAAGAGGGCTTCTATTGATAACAACAAAATGCTTCGCACCTGGAACTGCGGGGTGGGAATTGTTTTAGTAGTAGCCCAAGAAGTGCGTGTTGCCGTTGAAGAAAAAATTGCAAGACTGGGTTGGGCTTCGTATTTGATTGGCGAAGTGATCGAGGCCTCTGCCCAAACAGAAGACAGGCTAGATATGTCTGGCTTCTCTTGGTTAAAGGAAGAGCAACGATGA
- the mpl gene encoding UDP-N-acetylmuramate:L-alanyl-gamma-D-glutamyl-meso-diaminopimelate ligase: MTNINWNKLEPGAHIHMMGICGVAMASLAGILQKMGYRVTGSDQNVYPPMSTQLQELGIQILEGYRAENLQPRPDAVIIGNVITRANPEAQECLTSGIAYSSLAETLGAIAIADRDSYVIAGTHGKTTTTSIMAWVQEQLGMNPGFLVGGIPLNFSRSFQEPIGKTFVIEGDEYDTAFFDKVPKFNHYKPRFVILTSIEFDHVDIYKDLSSVAQAFRGLVERIPSDGALIYKKGDKNIDGILSYCRAKAVSYGIEALSDEKPDYEARNIRFDEEGFHYSVVFGEKVLVEISSTLFGNMNVLNTLSVVTMAHLRGWDLVQVAQAIRSFKGVKRRQEILGEPRGVLVIEDFAHHPTAVDFTLQAVRQRFLNRKIWAVFEPRSATSRRKVFQNEYQQAFSQADEVIISEPFDKNKLGEDALSVTELVTAMNAKGLRARGFDNVEKIISTINTEASSGDIVVIMSNGAFGGIYNKLLSALGMG; this comes from the coding sequence ATGACAAATATAAACTGGAACAAACTGGAGCCGGGTGCGCATATCCACATGATGGGAATATGCGGAGTAGCAATGGCGTCTTTAGCAGGCATCTTACAAAAGATGGGATACCGTGTGACCGGAAGCGACCAAAATGTTTACCCTCCGATGTCGACACAGCTGCAGGAACTTGGCATCCAGATTTTGGAAGGCTACAGGGCTGAAAATCTCCAGCCGCGACCCGATGCTGTCATCATTGGTAACGTCATTACGCGAGCGAATCCGGAGGCACAAGAATGTTTAACGTCCGGCATTGCCTACTCTAGCTTAGCTGAAACCCTCGGTGCTATCGCTATAGCCGACCGTGATAGTTATGTTATTGCCGGCACACACGGCAAGACCACGACGACATCGATTATGGCTTGGGTTCAAGAGCAACTCGGTATGAACCCTGGTTTTCTTGTCGGCGGAATACCACTTAACTTTTCAAGATCATTTCAAGAACCAATTGGCAAAACTTTCGTTATCGAAGGTGATGAGTACGACACTGCCTTTTTTGATAAGGTTCCTAAATTCAACCACTACAAGCCCAGGTTTGTCATTCTCACGAGTATCGAGTTTGATCACGTAGATATTTACAAAGATTTGTCCTCTGTTGCCCAGGCTTTTAGAGGATTGGTTGAAAGAATACCAAGTGATGGCGCTTTGATTTACAAAAAGGGAGACAAGAATATTGATGGCATTTTGTCATACTGCCGCGCAAAAGCAGTGAGCTACGGAATCGAAGCACTGTCAGATGAGAAGCCTGACTACGAAGCGCGTAACATAAGATTTGATGAAGAGGGCTTTCACTACAGTGTGGTATTTGGTGAGAAGGTGCTTGTCGAAATTTCATCGACTCTTTTTGGCAACATGAATGTGCTTAATACGTTAAGCGTTGTTACTATGGCTCACTTGCGGGGCTGGGATCTTGTGCAAGTTGCGCAAGCGATCCGTTCTTTTAAAGGCGTAAAGAGACGACAAGAGATTCTCGGGGAGCCGCGCGGTGTTTTGGTCATCGAGGATTTTGCTCACCATCCGACAGCCGTCGATTTTACACTGCAGGCTGTGCGGCAGCGCTTTTTGAACAGGAAGATATGGGCAGTTTTTGAGCCAAGGTCTGCAACCTCGCGGCGAAAAGTTTTTCAAAATGAGTATCAGCAGGCGTTTAGCCAGGCCGACGAAGTTATTATTTCTGAACCCTTTGATAAAAACAAGTTGGGTGAGGACGCCTTGTCGGTGACGGAACTTGTAACTGCCATGAATGCAAAAGGCCTGCGAGCGCGGGGTTTTGATAACGTCGAAAAAATAATTTCAACAATAAACACCGAGGCAAGTAGCGGAGATATTGTCGTGATAATGAGTAATGGAGCGTTCGGTGGGATATACAACAAGTTGTTGTCTGCGTTGGGCATGGGTTAG
- a CDS encoding adenylosuccinate lyase — translation MIERYTRAEMANVWSDESRWASLLEVEKAVARVQARMRIIPQKASAKIQAVNKLSSANIKKREQITKHDVIAFVQEVADKAQDAGRYVHFGLTSSDVLDTAMSLQIKRSWSIFSAELLKLGRQLSSMSKKYKDVACAGRTHGMHAEPTTFGFKLAGYLSEWIRQYTRLEVAFEEASTGKLSGAVGCYSNLPAELETKVCKELGLKPEWIATQVIPRDRHAQLFSALAVYGGFIERLSVELRHLQRSELQEVTEGFSKGQKGSSAMPHKKNPISAENLTGISRLLRGYALSALENQALWHERDISHSSVERVILPDGMILVHYATARLRELLESLKINDSKMAENMSLSRGMLMSSRLLVEMVSKGLTREEAYEHVQSLSHNLGRDQSLSDACLEDPVMRELFSRQELAKIFAPSKASATVKEKIQFVCKKFDEISRSHRRGNK, via the coding sequence GTGATAGAGCGTTACACCCGAGCTGAGATGGCAAATGTTTGGTCAGACGAGTCCAGATGGGCATCGCTTCTTGAAGTAGAAAAGGCAGTTGCACGCGTGCAGGCTCGTATGCGAATTATCCCGCAAAAGGCTTCTGCGAAAATTCAAGCAGTTAATAAATTAAGTTCGGCTAACATTAAGAAACGAGAGCAGATCACTAAGCATGACGTGATCGCATTTGTTCAAGAAGTTGCCGATAAGGCGCAAGATGCCGGGAGATATGTGCACTTTGGTTTAACATCTAGTGACGTGCTCGATACAGCGATGAGTCTTCAAATTAAAAGGTCATGGAGTATCTTTTCAGCAGAGCTGCTAAAACTAGGTCGTCAGTTGAGCTCGATGAGCAAAAAGTACAAAGATGTTGCTTGCGCAGGGCGTACCCACGGGATGCATGCGGAGCCAACAACATTTGGTTTTAAGCTGGCGGGGTATTTGAGTGAATGGATTCGTCAATATACGAGGCTTGAAGTCGCGTTTGAAGAAGCTAGCACTGGCAAGCTCAGTGGGGCCGTTGGTTGTTATTCGAATTTACCAGCAGAATTAGAGACAAAAGTTTGTAAAGAACTTGGTCTTAAGCCGGAGTGGATTGCGACGCAGGTAATCCCCCGGGACAGACACGCCCAATTGTTTTCAGCCCTTGCCGTTTACGGCGGGTTTATTGAAAGATTGAGCGTGGAACTTAGGCACCTACAAAGAAGCGAGTTGCAAGAAGTCACTGAGGGATTCAGCAAAGGGCAAAAAGGCAGCAGTGCCATGCCTCATAAAAAAAATCCAATTTCTGCAGAAAACCTTACAGGAATATCTAGGCTTTTGAGAGGATACGCACTCAGCGCGCTTGAAAATCAGGCTCTTTGGCACGAAAGAGATATATCTCACTCAAGTGTTGAGAGAGTGATTTTACCAGATGGCATGATACTCGTGCACTACGCGACAGCAAGGTTAAGAGAGCTATTAGAAAGTCTGAAGATTAATGATTCAAAAATGGCAGAGAATATGAGCCTTTCGCGCGGTATGTTGATGAGTTCGCGACTCTTAGTTGAGATGGTCTCGAAAGGTTTAACTCGGGAAGAAGCTTACGAACACGTTCAGTCGCTGAGTCATAATCTGGGTCGTGATCAAAGTCTTAGTGACGCCTGTCTTGAAGATCCTGTAATGCGAGAACTCTTTTCTCGGCAGGAGCTTGCAAAGATTTTTGCCCCGTCAAAGGCAAGCGCTACAGTCAAAGAAAAGATTCAGTTTGTTTGTAAAAAGTTCGATGAAATTTCGAGATCTCATCGTCGAGGTAACAAGTGA